A genomic stretch from Natronomonas gomsonensis includes:
- a CDS encoding DUF7288 family protein — MRGQAYTLESVIAAVLIVTSLVFALQVTAVTPLSASTSNQHIENQQRASAAGVLTAAEEAGVLKDAVLYWNDTAGEFGEAERRIYYTNGEPPNEFGNITDRSFSGRGLAVNVLLYPGNGNEAVPMVYRGEPSDNAVSASRTVVLFDDDTLTAPGHESITVENAGTYGKYIPEDTGNSGSVYNVVRVEVVVWRM; from the coding sequence ATGCGCGGGCAAGCCTACACCTTGGAGTCAGTCATCGCCGCCGTGTTGATAGTGACGAGTCTGGTGTTCGCCCTGCAGGTGACGGCTGTGACGCCGCTGTCGGCGAGTACCTCGAATCAGCACATCGAAAACCAACAGCGGGCCTCTGCGGCGGGCGTGCTCACCGCCGCGGAGGAAGCGGGCGTGCTGAAGGACGCCGTCCTGTACTGGAACGACACCGCCGGCGAGTTCGGCGAGGCCGAGCGGCGAATCTACTACACCAACGGCGAACCCCCCAACGAGTTCGGCAACATCACGGACAGGTCGTTCAGCGGCCGTGGTCTCGCGGTGAACGTCCTCCTGTATCCGGGCAACGGGAACGAGGCGGTCCCGATGGTGTACCGTGGGGAGCCGAGCGACAACGCGGTCAGCGCGAGTCGGACGGTGGTACTGTTCGACGACGACACCCTGACGGCGCCCGGCCACGAGTCGATTACCGTCGAAAACGCCGGAACCTACGGGAAGTACATCCCTGAAGACACCGGGAACAGCGGTTCGGTGTACAATGTCGTCCGCGTCGAGGTGGTCGTATGGCGGATGTGA
- a CDS encoding DUF7261 family protein, translated as MADVKARGQLILVTGLLIAVVLIGLALVVNGAIYTENLSTRESSDEPREALEQRHVTEGDVQSLIDAANRNATTDDYGMVRGDFADGLTQWADSQRVQKLLTGRFVSTGLNSTTEGTQIRQANASRNFTAGGSLAGDSDWTLVENTTDVGPFVLGIDRASLLNITDFDTLSDPLAAVSDNAFHVSVETPSGTWKVYMFRDGTAGEVYLYVVDPGDDLGALSGISSLVSNSCVAGATGSSATVDFREPQFGTDATDCPELGFYNTSVVGTDHDIHYRNARTSATGLGLLGEADRARGTYEVVVDTRADRTPYYGPDADASPRARSIIHAVTVTAAFRSDGVVHGSDEIEAEWSVVQ; from the coding sequence ATGGCGGATGTGAAAGCGCGAGGACAACTCATTTTGGTCACCGGACTCCTCATCGCCGTCGTCCTCATCGGACTCGCACTCGTGGTCAACGGGGCCATCTACACCGAGAACCTCTCGACGCGGGAGTCCAGCGACGAACCGCGGGAAGCGCTCGAACAGCGTCACGTTACCGAGGGAGACGTTCAATCGCTCATCGACGCCGCGAACCGAAACGCGACGACCGACGACTACGGCATGGTGCGCGGCGACTTCGCCGACGGCTTGACGCAGTGGGCCGACTCCCAGCGCGTCCAGAAGCTCCTGACGGGTCGATTCGTGTCGACCGGACTGAACTCGACGACGGAAGGAACACAGATTCGGCAGGCGAACGCTTCGCGGAACTTCACAGCGGGCGGAAGCCTCGCCGGCGACTCCGACTGGACGCTCGTCGAGAACACCACGGATGTAGGTCCGTTCGTACTCGGTATCGACCGGGCGAGCCTGCTCAATATCACCGACTTCGATACGCTTTCCGACCCCCTCGCCGCCGTCTCCGACAACGCGTTCCACGTCTCGGTCGAAACGCCCAGCGGGACGTGGAAGGTGTACATGTTTCGGGACGGAACCGCCGGGGAAGTGTACCTCTACGTCGTCGACCCCGGCGACGATTTGGGAGCGTTGTCGGGCATCAGTTCGCTCGTCTCGAACTCCTGTGTCGCGGGGGCGACCGGGTCGAGCGCGACCGTCGATTTCCGCGAACCACAGTTCGGCACCGACGCCACCGACTGCCCCGAACTCGGCTTCTACAACACGAGCGTCGTCGGAACGGACCACGACATCCACTACCGGAACGCTCGGACGAGCGCGACCGGACTCGGACTGCTGGGGGAGGCCGACCGTGCTCGGGGAACCTACGAAGTCGTCGTCGACACGCGCGCCGACCGGACGCCGTACTACGGACCGGATGCCGACGCGAGTCCGCGCGCCCGAAGCATCATCCACGCGGTGACGGTCACCGCCGCGTTCAGAAGCGACGGCGTCGTCCACGGGAGCGACGAAATCGAGGCCGAATGGAGCGTGGTGCAATGA
- a CDS encoding DUF7289 family protein — MRSDGRAVSEVVGFVLVFTLVIGTVTIVYAGGFGGLDATRDAERVNNAERAFDVMANNFEQLASGDAPNRATEIKLSEASLSTTSNRLTTINASGIDTAAGANPVAIRYDSGDGSQIVYELGAVIRIDDGNAVMIREPDFLFADNRTVVRYISARGSGQGTGGSTTVLVRAEKQSTALLATQSPAANVTIRMQTHPERAAVWEAYFEREIEDTTGTSNDYCDTTSVDVTTDRVVCYGFTVDSLSVSRVRVDVELT, encoded by the coding sequence ATGCGTAGCGACGGGCGGGCAGTCAGCGAGGTCGTCGGGTTCGTCCTCGTGTTCACGCTCGTCATCGGGACGGTTACCATCGTCTACGCCGGTGGATTCGGCGGGTTGGACGCCACACGTGACGCCGAGCGCGTCAACAACGCCGAGCGCGCCTTCGACGTGATGGCGAACAACTTCGAACAGCTCGCCAGCGGGGACGCACCGAACCGGGCGACCGAAATCAAGCTCTCGGAGGCCTCGCTGTCGACGACATCGAACCGACTGACCACGATTAACGCATCGGGAATCGACACCGCTGCGGGGGCGAATCCGGTTGCGATACGGTACGACTCGGGAGACGGCAGCCAAATCGTCTACGAGTTGGGCGCGGTGATACGAATCGACGACGGGAACGCCGTGATGATTCGTGAGCCGGATTTCCTCTTTGCCGACAATCGAACCGTCGTTCGTTACATTTCGGCGCGTGGGAGCGGTCAAGGGACCGGCGGGTCGACGACGGTTCTGGTTCGGGCCGAGAAACAGAGTACCGCGTTGTTGGCCACCCAAAGTCCCGCAGCGAACGTGACGATACGGATGCAGACTCATCCCGAGCGCGCGGCTGTCTGGGAGGCGTACTTCGAGCGGGAAATAGAGGACACTACCGGAACGTCGAACGATTACTGTGATACGACCAGCGTCGACGTGACGACCGACCGAGTCGTCTGTTATGGGTTCACCGTCGACTCATTGTCAGTCTCACGGGTTCGTGTCGACGTGGAGTTAACCTGA
- a CDS encoding DUF7266 family protein yields MTGDDRAVSPVFSYVLTLGITTILIVGLLVAATGYVDDQRRQTTENQLQVIGQQLSADIAAADRLARTDGAEDVAIRRDLPDRIVGSSYSINVKSDGNGPTEYYLELSTARPDVTVTVGIASVTDLVTTGIGGGEVVVRYDAAADELEVANA; encoded by the coding sequence ATGACCGGAGATGACCGGGCGGTGTCGCCGGTGTTCAGCTACGTGTTGACGCTCGGCATCACGACGATTCTCATCGTCGGCCTGTTGGTGGCCGCGACCGGCTACGTCGACGACCAGCGACGACAGACGACGGAAAACCAACTGCAGGTAATCGGCCAACAACTGTCGGCGGACATCGCGGCCGCCGACCGACTCGCACGGACGGACGGGGCCGAAGACGTTGCCATTCGACGCGACCTTCCGGATAGAATCGTCGGGTCGTCGTACAGCATAAACGTAAAAAGCGACGGCAACGGGCCGACCGAGTACTATCTCGAACTGTCGACTGCCCGCCCCGATGTCACGGTTACGGTCGGCATCGCCTCGGTGACCGACCTCGTGACGACCGGCATCGGGGGCGGCGAGGTGGTCGTCCGCTACGACGCGGCGGCCGACGAACTGGAGGTGGCGAATGCGTAG